The proteins below come from a single Beutenbergia cavernae DSM 12333 genomic window:
- the ppgK gene encoding polyphosphate--glucose phosphotransferase has translation MSKKTKSKVAFGIDVGGSGIKGAPVDLERGDFAADRVRIATPEPSTPDAVASVFTDLVARFDLPDDAAVGVTFPAIIRRGVAFSAANVDPGWIGTDIAKVVKKATGHRAVVVNDADAAGYAEVVYGAAKGKDGLVIVLTLGTGIGSAMIYDGVLVPNSELGHLEIDGHDAETQASSGVKDREGWSYEEWIPRLQRYFDVVEFLFSPDLFVVGGGVSKDHEKFLPFLKLHTPIVPAKLRNRAGIVGAAALAAKASE, from the coding sequence ATGAGCAAGAAGACGAAGTCGAAGGTCGCGTTCGGGATCGACGTCGGCGGGTCCGGCATCAAGGGGGCTCCGGTCGACCTGGAACGCGGGGACTTCGCCGCCGACCGTGTGCGCATCGCCACCCCGGAGCCGTCCACGCCGGACGCCGTCGCGTCCGTCTTCACGGATCTCGTCGCGCGGTTCGACCTCCCGGACGACGCCGCTGTGGGCGTGACGTTCCCGGCGATCATCCGGCGCGGCGTGGCGTTCTCCGCCGCGAACGTCGACCCGGGGTGGATCGGGACGGACATCGCGAAGGTCGTGAAGAAGGCCACCGGACACCGCGCCGTCGTCGTCAACGACGCCGACGCCGCCGGGTACGCGGAGGTCGTGTACGGCGCGGCGAAGGGCAAGGACGGACTCGTCATCGTGCTCACGCTCGGCACGGGCATCGGGAGCGCGATGATCTACGACGGCGTCCTCGTGCCGAACTCCGAGCTCGGGCACCTCGAGATCGACGGTCACGACGCCGAGACGCAGGCCTCGAGCGGCGTGAAGGACCGCGAGGGGTGGAGCTACGAGGAGTGGATCCCGCGCCTGCAGCGGTACTTCGACGTCGTCGAGTTCCTGTTCTCGCCGGACCTGTTCGTGGTCGGCGGCGGGGTGAGCAAGGACCACGAGAAGTTCCTCCCGTTCCTCAAGCTCCACACGCCGATCGTTCCGGCGAAGCTGCGCAACCGTGCCGGGATCGTCGGAGCCGCGGCTCTCGCGGCCAAGGCGAGCGAGTGA
- the hutI gene encoding imidazolonepropionase yields the protein MATSTLVTGIAELVTNDPALGEGPLGILHEAAIVAVAEPGADDGAAPLGGRVAWVGPASGAPAADRAIDVAGRAVVPGFVDSHTHLVFAGDRSAEFAARMAGERYDGGGIASTVGATRAASDDELRARLAGFVAEARAQGTTTLEVKSGYALDVDGEARLLRLAREVTDETTFLGAHVVPAEYVGRTDEYVALVTGDMLAACAPHARWIDVFCEPASPHAFDGDAAREVLLAGRGAGLGLRVHAGQLAPGPGVGLAVELGAASVDHGTYLTPSDVAALASSETVLTLLPGVEFSTRSPYPDARALLDAGVAVALASDCNPGTSFTSSMPLVVALAVREMGMTPAEALWAATAGGARALRRDDVGHLGVGARADLAVLEAPSYVHLAYRPGVPLATALDLPGA from the coding sequence ATGGCGACGTCGACCCTCGTCACCGGCATCGCGGAGCTCGTGACCAACGACCCCGCGCTCGGTGAGGGCCCGCTCGGGATCCTGCACGAGGCGGCGATCGTCGCCGTCGCTGAGCCCGGGGCCGACGACGGCGCGGCGCCGCTGGGTGGCCGGGTCGCCTGGGTGGGTCCCGCCTCGGGCGCCCCCGCGGCGGACCGCGCGATCGACGTCGCGGGCCGCGCCGTCGTGCCCGGGTTCGTCGACTCGCACACGCACCTCGTGTTCGCGGGCGACCGCTCCGCGGAGTTCGCGGCCCGGATGGCGGGGGAGCGCTACGACGGCGGCGGGATCGCCTCGACGGTCGGCGCGACACGGGCGGCGTCCGACGACGAGCTCCGGGCGCGCCTCGCCGGCTTCGTCGCCGAGGCCCGCGCCCAGGGCACCACGACGCTCGAGGTCAAGAGCGGCTACGCGCTCGACGTCGACGGCGAGGCGCGGCTGCTGCGCCTCGCGCGCGAGGTCACCGACGAGACGACGTTCCTCGGTGCGCACGTGGTGCCTGCGGAGTACGTGGGGCGCACCGACGAGTACGTGGCGCTGGTCACGGGCGACATGCTCGCTGCGTGTGCCCCGCACGCCCGGTGGATCGACGTGTTCTGCGAGCCGGCGTCACCGCATGCGTTCGACGGCGACGCCGCCCGCGAGGTCCTGCTCGCGGGCCGGGGCGCGGGGCTCGGCCTGCGGGTGCACGCCGGTCAGCTCGCCCCGGGGCCTGGCGTCGGCCTGGCGGTGGAGCTCGGCGCCGCGAGCGTCGACCACGGGACGTACCTGACGCCGTCGGACGTGGCGGCCCTGGCGTCGTCCGAGACCGTCCTGACGCTGCTGCCCGGCGTGGAGTTCTCGACCCGGTCGCCCTATCCCGACGCTCGCGCGCTGCTCGACGCGGGCGTGGCGGTCGCCCTCGCGTCGGACTGCAACCCCGGCACGTCCTTCACCTCGTCGATGCCGCTCGTCGTCGCTCTGGCCGTCCGTGAGATGGGGATGACGCCGGCGGAGGCACTGTGGGCGGCGACGGCGGGCGGGGCGCGGGCGCTGCGGCGCGACGACGTCGGGCACCTCGGCGTCGGGGCGCGGGCCGATCTGGCCGTGCTGGAGGCGCCGTCGTACGTCCACCTGGCCTACCGCCCCGGCGTGCCGCTCGCGACGGCGCTCGACCTCCCGGGGGCCTGA
- the glnA gene encoding type I glutamate--ammonia ligase — MDRQQEYVLRAIEERDIRFIRLWFTDVLGILKSVAVAPAELESAFAEGIGFDGSAIEGLARVYEADMLAKPDPSTFQVLPWRGDQRGTARIFCDILTPDGEPAAADPRNVLKRALSEAADAGFTFYTHPEVEFYLFHTPESETGPLVPIDTAGYFDHVARGTGHDFRRATITLLESMGISVEYSHHEAGPGQNEIDLRYADALSTADNIMTFRTVVKEVALEQGIMATFMPKPLAGHPGSGMHTHLSLFEGDTNAFHEPGAQYELSPVARAFIAGLLRHSAEITAVTNQYVNSYKRLWGGGEAPSYVCWGHNNRSALIRVPMYKPGKGQSARVEYRGIDSSTNPYLAFAVLLAAGLKGVREGYELPDEAEDNVWDLSDAERRALGIAPLPGNLEQAITVMESSELVAETLGESVFEYFLRNKRQEWAEYRAQVTPYEVSRFLRAL, encoded by the coding sequence ATGGACAGGCAGCAGGAGTACGTCCTCAGGGCGATCGAGGAGCGGGACATCCGCTTCATCCGCCTGTGGTTCACCGACGTGCTGGGCATCCTCAAGTCGGTGGCGGTGGCCCCGGCCGAGCTCGAGAGCGCCTTCGCGGAGGGGATCGGGTTCGACGGGTCGGCGATCGAGGGCCTGGCACGCGTCTACGAGGCGGACATGCTCGCGAAGCCGGACCCGTCGACGTTCCAGGTGCTGCCTTGGCGCGGCGACCAACGGGGCACGGCCCGCATCTTCTGCGACATCCTCACGCCCGACGGCGAGCCCGCGGCGGCCGACCCGCGCAACGTCCTCAAGCGCGCGTTGTCGGAGGCCGCCGACGCGGGGTTCACGTTCTACACGCACCCCGAGGTCGAGTTCTACCTGTTCCACACCCCCGAGTCCGAGACCGGGCCGCTCGTCCCGATCGACACGGCGGGGTACTTCGACCACGTGGCGCGGGGGACCGGGCACGACTTCCGGCGCGCGACGATCACGCTGCTCGAGTCCATGGGCATCTCCGTCGAGTACTCCCACCACGAGGCCGGCCCGGGCCAGAACGAGATCGACCTGCGCTACGCGGACGCCCTGTCGACCGCCGACAACATCATGACGTTCCGGACCGTGGTGAAGGAGGTGGCCCTCGAGCAGGGGATCATGGCGACGTTCATGCCGAAGCCGCTCGCCGGCCACCCCGGCTCGGGCATGCACACCCACCTCTCGCTCTTCGAGGGTGACACGAACGCGTTCCACGAGCCGGGCGCCCAGTACGAGCTGTCGCCGGTGGCGCGGGCGTTCATCGCCGGCCTGCTGCGGCACAGCGCCGAGATCACGGCGGTGACCAACCAGTACGTGAACTCCTACAAGCGGCTCTGGGGCGGCGGCGAGGCGCCCAGCTACGTGTGCTGGGGACACAACAACCGGTCGGCGCTCATCCGCGTGCCGATGTACAAGCCGGGCAAGGGGCAGTCGGCGCGCGTGGAGTATCGCGGCATCGACTCCTCGACGAACCCGTACCTGGCGTTCGCCGTGCTCCTGGCGGCGGGTCTCAAGGGGGTCCGCGAGGGGTACGAGCTGCCGGACGAGGCGGAGGACAACGTCTGGGACCTCTCCGACGCCGAGCGCCGCGCCCTCGGCATCGCCCCGCTGCCCGGCAACCTCGAGCAGGCGATCACAGTCATGGAGTCGTCCGAGCTGGTGGCGGAGACGCTCGGTGAGTCGGTCTTCGAGTACTTCCTGCGCAACAAGCGCCAGGAGTGGGCGGAGTACCGGGCCCAGGTCACGCCGTACGAGGTCTCCCGCTTCCTCCGCGCCCTGTGA
- a CDS encoding TOPRIM nucleotidyl transferase/hydrolase domain-containing protein, protein MGATSRTDRRRAVVLVEGPSDRLALERLAERRGRDLAADGVAIVAMGGVTNIGRHLASLAAEHRGTSVAGLYDVGETRAVSRQLERAGLGTALDPAGLEALGFFACDPDLEGELIRALGVESFERVVETSGELSALRSLQQQPAQVGRPEEAQLRRFVGTRGGRKIRYAPLLVDALEMDRVPRPLDAVLARV, encoded by the coding sequence GTGGGAGCGACGTCGCGAACGGACCGGCGGCGCGCCGTCGTGCTCGTCGAGGGTCCGAGCGACCGGCTCGCCCTCGAGCGCCTCGCCGAGCGGCGCGGACGCGACCTCGCGGCCGACGGCGTCGCGATCGTCGCGATGGGCGGCGTCACGAACATCGGCCGCCACCTCGCCTCGCTCGCCGCGGAGCACCGTGGAACCTCGGTCGCGGGCCTGTACGACGTCGGCGAGACCCGCGCGGTCAGCCGCCAGCTCGAGCGCGCCGGGCTGGGCACCGCCCTCGACCCCGCGGGCCTCGAAGCGCTCGGCTTCTTCGCCTGCGACCCGGACCTCGAGGGCGAGCTCATCCGGGCCCTCGGCGTCGAGTCGTTCGAGCGCGTCGTGGAGACGTCCGGCGAGCTCTCGGCGCTCCGCTCGCTCCAGCAGCAGCCGGCGCAGGTCGGGCGCCCGGAGGAGGCGCAGCTGCGCCGGTTCGTCGGGACGCGCGGCGGGCGGAAGATCCGCTACGCCCCGCTGCTCGTCGACGCGCTCGAGATGGACCGCGTGCCGCGCCCTCTCGACGCCGTCCTCGCGCGCGTCTGA
- the hutU gene encoding urocanate hydratase has protein sequence MDGAREVRSPRGSTLTARSWQTEAPLRMLMNNLDPDVAERPDDLVVYGGTGRAARDWASYDGIVRTLTTLGDDETLLVQSGRPVGVLRTHEWAPRVLIANSNLVPDWATWPEFRRLEHLGLTMYGQMTAGSWIYIGTQGILQGTYETFAAVAEKVGRPDDDGVASLAGTLTLTAGCGGMGGAQPLAVTLNGGVCLVVDVDPERLRRRVATRYLDEVADGLDDAVARCEAAKLERRALSVGLVGNAATVYPELLRRGVEIDVVTDQTSAHDPLSYLPEGVELGEWHEAAEAKPEEFTDRARESMARQVAAMVGFLDAGAEVFDYGNSIRDEARQGGYDRAFAFPGFVPAYIRPLFSEGKGPFRWAALSGDPADIAATDRAVLDLFPDDAKLHRWIRAAGERVAYQGLPARICWLGYGERHLAGLRFNEMVASGELSAPIVIGRDHLDAGSVASPYRETEAMADGSDAIADWPLLNALVNTASGATWVSIHHGGGVGIGRSIHAGQVSVADGTELAAAKLERVLTNDPGMGVIRHVDAGYARADEVAAERGVRVPMRES, from the coding sequence ATGGACGGAGCACGCGAGGTGAGGTCCCCGCGCGGGAGCACGCTCACCGCCCGCAGCTGGCAGACCGAGGCACCGCTGCGGATGCTGATGAACAACCTCGACCCGGACGTGGCCGAGCGCCCGGACGACCTCGTGGTCTACGGCGGCACGGGCCGCGCCGCCCGCGACTGGGCGAGCTACGACGGGATCGTCCGCACGCTCACGACGCTGGGTGACGACGAGACGCTGCTCGTGCAGTCCGGTCGGCCCGTCGGCGTGCTGCGGACGCACGAGTGGGCGCCGCGCGTGCTCATCGCGAACTCGAACCTCGTGCCCGACTGGGCCACGTGGCCCGAGTTCCGCCGGCTCGAGCACCTCGGGCTCACGATGTACGGCCAGATGACGGCCGGGTCGTGGATCTACATCGGCACCCAGGGGATCCTGCAGGGCACATACGAGACGTTCGCCGCCGTCGCCGAGAAGGTGGGGCGGCCCGACGACGACGGCGTCGCATCCCTGGCCGGGACGCTCACCCTGACGGCGGGGTGCGGCGGCATGGGCGGCGCGCAGCCGCTCGCGGTGACGCTCAACGGCGGGGTGTGCCTCGTGGTGGACGTCGACCCGGAGCGCCTCCGCCGCCGCGTCGCGACCCGCTACCTCGACGAGGTGGCCGACGGCCTGGACGACGCCGTCGCCCGCTGCGAGGCGGCGAAGCTGGAGCGGCGCGCCCTGTCGGTGGGGCTCGTCGGCAACGCGGCGACCGTGTACCCCGAGCTGCTGCGCCGCGGCGTCGAGATCGACGTCGTCACCGACCAGACGTCGGCGCACGACCCGCTGTCCTACCTGCCCGAGGGCGTCGAGCTCGGGGAGTGGCACGAGGCCGCCGAGGCCAAGCCCGAGGAGTTCACGGACCGGGCGCGCGAGTCGATGGCGCGGCAGGTCGCGGCCATGGTCGGGTTCCTCGACGCGGGCGCCGAGGTGTTCGACTACGGCAACTCGATCCGCGACGAGGCCCGGCAGGGCGGGTACGACCGCGCCTTCGCCTTCCCCGGCTTCGTCCCCGCGTACATCCGCCCGCTCTTTAGCGAGGGCAAGGGCCCGTTCCGCTGGGCCGCGCTCTCCGGCGACCCGGCCGACATCGCCGCCACCGACCGCGCCGTCCTCGACCTCTTCCCGGACGACGCGAAGCTGCACCGGTGGATCCGCGCCGCCGGCGAACGCGTCGCGTACCAGGGCCTTCCCGCGCGGATCTGCTGGCTCGGGTACGGAGAGCGGCACCTGGCCGGCCTGCGGTTCAACGAGATGGTCGCGAGCGGCGAGCTCTCGGCCCCGATCGTCATCGGCCGCGACCACCTCGACGCCGGCTCGGTCGCCTCGCCGTACCGCGAGACGGAGGCCATGGCCGACGGCTCCGACGCCATCGCCGACTGGCCGCTCCTCAACGCGCTCGTCAACACGGCGTCCGGGGCCACGTGGGTCTCGATCCACCACGGCGGCGGCGTCGGGATCGGGCGCTCGATCCACGCGGGGCAGGTCAGCGTCGCGGACGGCACCGAGCTGGCCGCCGCCAAGCTCGAACGCGTCCTCACGAACGACCCCGGGATGGGCGTCATCCGGCACGTCGACGCCGGGTACGCGCGCGCTGACGAGGTCGCCGCGGAGCGGGGCGTGCGGGTCCCGATGCGGGAGTCCTGA
- a CDS encoding NAD+ synthase, translating to MSTLRLALAQVNSAVGDLEGNAQTVLRLALAAQAAGADLVAFPEMVLTGYPIEDLALRGSFRRAVAAQERRLAAALVDEGAGDVHVVVGSLSEAADGRPTNTAAVLRDGRVVARYTKHHLPNYGVFDEYRIFASGSDPVVVDVAGHRVGLAICEDIWRDGGTVAQLASPGVDLLLVINGSPYERGKGYLRSRLAAERAAELSAPVAYVNLIGGQDDLVFDGGSFVLDVDGTVVARSPTFDEDLLLLDLPGAGDPPEQPGHVARVDDDTAQMYDAVVLGLRDYARKNGFTDVVLGISGGIDSALTATVACDAVGADHVLGVAMPSAYSSEHSLADARELAERTGLTYREQPIEPFVDAFQGELRLDGVPAENLQARVRGVVLMAISNAEGHLVIAPGNKSELAVGYSTIYDAGSIGGFAPLKDVLKTRVWELARYRNARARAAGETPPIPESSITKPPSAELRPGQKDSDSLPDYELLDDVLDAYVERALGRDELEASGFAPDVVDLVLRLVDRAEWKRRQYPLGPKVTSLAFGRDRRLPVTSRWREE from the coding sequence GTGAGCACGTTGCGACTCGCCCTCGCCCAGGTGAACTCGGCGGTCGGGGACCTCGAGGGCAACGCGCAGACGGTGCTCCGGCTCGCGCTCGCCGCGCAGGCCGCCGGCGCGGATCTCGTGGCCTTCCCCGAGATGGTGCTGACCGGCTACCCGATCGAGGACCTCGCGCTGCGCGGGTCGTTCCGACGAGCCGTCGCGGCCCAGGAACGCCGCCTCGCCGCAGCGCTCGTGGACGAGGGCGCCGGCGACGTGCACGTGGTCGTCGGGTCGCTCTCCGAAGCCGCTGACGGCCGGCCCACGAACACGGCGGCGGTGCTGCGCGACGGCCGCGTCGTCGCCCGGTACACGAAGCACCACCTGCCGAACTACGGCGTCTTCGACGAGTACCGCATCTTCGCGTCGGGCTCCGACCCCGTGGTCGTCGACGTCGCCGGCCATCGGGTGGGGCTCGCGATCTGCGAGGACATCTGGCGCGACGGCGGCACCGTGGCGCAGCTGGCGAGCCCGGGCGTCGATCTCCTGCTCGTCATCAACGGCTCGCCGTACGAACGCGGCAAGGGCTACCTGCGCAGCCGTCTCGCCGCTGAGCGCGCGGCGGAGCTGAGCGCACCCGTCGCGTACGTGAACCTCATCGGCGGGCAGGACGACCTGGTGTTCGACGGCGGCTCGTTCGTGCTCGACGTCGACGGCACGGTCGTCGCCCGGTCCCCCACGTTCGACGAGGACCTCCTGCTGCTCGACCTGCCAGGCGCCGGCGACCCGCCCGAGCAGCCGGGTCACGTGGCCCGCGTCGACGACGACACGGCCCAGATGTACGACGCCGTCGTCCTCGGGCTCCGCGACTACGCCCGCAAGAACGGGTTCACCGACGTCGTCCTCGGCATCTCGGGCGGGATCGACTCGGCGCTGACGGCCACCGTCGCGTGCGACGCCGTCGGCGCGGACCACGTGCTCGGCGTCGCGATGCCGAGCGCCTACTCCTCCGAGCACTCGCTCGCCGACGCCCGCGAGCTCGCGGAGCGGACCGGCCTCACGTACCGCGAACAGCCGATCGAGCCGTTCGTCGACGCGTTCCAGGGCGAGCTGCGGCTCGACGGCGTTCCCGCGGAGAACCTGCAGGCCCGGGTGCGCGGCGTCGTCCTCATGGCGATCTCGAACGCCGAGGGGCACCTCGTCATCGCCCCGGGCAACAAGTCGGAGCTCGCCGTCGGCTACTCCACGATCTACGACGCCGGGAGCATCGGCGGCTTCGCCCCCCTCAAGGACGTGCTGAAGACGCGCGTCTGGGAGCTGGCCCGGTACCGCAACGCGCGAGCCCGGGCGGCCGGCGAGACGCCGCCCATCCCGGAGAGCTCGATCACGAAGCCGCCGTCGGCCGAGCTGCGGCCCGGTCAGAAGGACAGCGACTCCCTGCCGGACTACGAGCTGCTCGACGACGTCCTGGACGCCTACGTCGAGCGCGCGCTGGGTCGCGACGAGCTGGAGGCGTCCGGGTTCGCGCCCGACGTCGTCGACCTCGTCCTGCGTCTCGTGGACCGCGCGGAGTGGAAGCGGCGCCAGTACCCCCTCGGGCCGAAGGTGACGTCGCTGGCGTTCGGCCGTGACCGCCGGCTGCCCGTGACCTCCCGCTGGCGTGAAGAATGA
- a CDS encoding SgcJ/EcaC family oxidoreductase: protein MARTDHAAQVRTHDETAVRDVLDRAAAAWDAGDAEAYSALFTPDAPYVTFMGTTYLGGAEIARGHAPLFTSFLKGTRMYSDVVALTFPAADVAVVLTHGDVAKSRPRRLPKVQTYTLVRTPDGWRIASFQNTQRKRLLERIGLRFTPQMHGTPGTEG from the coding sequence ATGGCACGCACCGACCACGCCGCACAGGTCCGCACCCACGACGAGACCGCGGTCCGGGACGTCCTCGATCGCGCGGCCGCGGCGTGGGACGCCGGCGATGCCGAGGCGTACAGCGCACTGTTCACCCCGGACGCGCCGTACGTGACGTTCATGGGCACCACCTATCTCGGGGGCGCCGAGATCGCCCGCGGCCACGCCCCGCTGTTCACGTCCTTCCTGAAGGGGACACGGATGTACTCGGACGTCGTGGCGCTCACGTTCCCCGCGGCCGACGTCGCCGTCGTCCTCACCCACGGGGACGTCGCGAAGTCCCGACCGCGGCGCCTCCCCAAGGTCCAGACCTACACGCTGGTCCGCACCCCGGACGGCTGGCGGATCGCCTCGTTCCAGAACACGCAGCGCAAGCGGCTCCTGGAGCGCATCGGCCTGCGGTTCACGCCGCAGATGCACGGGACCCCGGGGACCGAGGGGTAG
- a CDS encoding MarR family winged helix-turn-helix transcriptional regulator produces MTRDQDDTSALYRTYLAAVVAYHQAAGARLGLGATDYQAHNLLALEGAMTTGELARLLGLSPSATTRVVDRLVERGLAEREVDAEDRRRSVVVPTSARPAGLDDQLAQVRELVAPAFAGLDARGQEVLRDYFARATDGFREATRRLAV; encoded by the coding sequence ATGACACGGGACCAGGACGACACCTCGGCGCTCTACCGCACGTACCTCGCCGCCGTCGTCGCCTATCACCAGGCCGCCGGCGCGCGGCTGGGACTCGGGGCGACGGACTACCAGGCGCACAACCTCCTCGCGCTCGAGGGCGCGATGACGACAGGGGAGCTCGCCCGGCTGCTCGGGCTGTCGCCGAGCGCGACGACGCGTGTGGTCGACCGCCTGGTCGAGCGGGGCCTGGCCGAGCGCGAGGTTGACGCGGAGGACCGTCGCAGGAGCGTGGTGGTCCCGACCTCCGCCCGCCCGGCCGGCCTCGACGACCAGCTCGCTCAGGTGCGGGAGCTCGTGGCGCCGGCGTTCGCGGGGCTCGACGCCCGCGGCCAGGAGGTGCTGCGGGACTACTTCGCGCGAGCGACGGACGGATTCCGGGAGGCCACGCGGCGGCTCGCCGTCTGA
- the panB gene encoding 3-methyl-2-oxobutanoate hydroxymethyltransferase yields MTGPAPEPAPKPTRVRVQHLRAAKERGERLTMLTAYDAVTARIFDAAGVDMLLVGDSIGDNMLAHPNTIPVTMDELIPAVRAVSRTVRRAMVVADLPFGSYEASPEQALASSVRMLKEGGAHAVKFEGGERVAPHVALLTGAGIPVVGHLGFTPQSENILGGKRVQGRTAEAAEQLSADAVALQEAGAVAVVLEMVPAPVAARVTEILAIPTIGIGAGPTCDGQVLVWTDMAGMGGWSPRFAKQFGQVGAALEQAARDFADEVRTGTFPAAEHAYWE; encoded by the coding sequence ATGACCGGCCCCGCACCGGAGCCCGCCCCCAAGCCGACGCGCGTGCGCGTCCAGCACCTGCGTGCCGCGAAGGAGCGCGGCGAGCGCCTGACGATGCTGACGGCGTACGACGCCGTCACCGCGCGGATCTTCGACGCCGCGGGCGTCGACATGCTCCTCGTCGGCGACTCCATCGGCGACAACATGCTCGCCCACCCGAACACGATCCCGGTGACGATGGACGAGCTCATCCCCGCGGTCCGTGCGGTCAGCCGAACGGTGAGACGAGCCATGGTCGTGGCCGACCTGCCGTTCGGCTCCTACGAGGCGTCGCCCGAGCAGGCGCTGGCGAGCTCGGTCCGGATGCTGAAGGAGGGCGGCGCGCACGCGGTGAAGTTCGAGGGCGGCGAACGCGTCGCGCCGCACGTCGCGCTCCTCACCGGAGCCGGGATCCCGGTGGTGGGCCACCTCGGCTTCACGCCGCAGTCCGAGAACATCCTCGGTGGCAAGCGCGTCCAGGGGCGGACGGCGGAGGCCGCCGAGCAGCTGTCGGCCGACGCCGTCGCGCTCCAGGAGGCGGGCGCCGTCGCCGTCGTCCTCGAGATGGTCCCCGCCCCCGTGGCCGCACGGGTGACGGAGATCCTGGCGATCCCCACGATCGGGATCGGAGCGGGTCCGACGTGCGACGGGCAGGTGCTCGTGTGGACCGACATGGCCGGCATGGGCGGCTGGTCACCGCGGTTCGCGAAGCAGTTCGGGCAGGTCGGCGCCGCGCTGGAGCAGGCGGCGCGGGACTTCGCGGACGAGGTCCGGACCGGGACCTTCCCGGCGGCCGAGCACGCCTACTGGGAGTGA
- a CDS encoding DNA alkylation repair protein, which yields MDTVDALTAAAFTARVRGVATAEQLAAYDRYFPPAERGDDVFVGARMGHVFALAKEFGAMPLDEVERLLESDVHEDRVGAVSILDVRARAKGATVEQRRALYDLYLRRHDRINTWDLVDRAAIHVVGAYAAEHDRGAFARLAASPDRWERRTALIASFALVRRGETDDALAVAAACVDDPEDTVNKAVGWLLRSIGGAELVAFLEAHAADMPRAALRAAVEKLEPDVRRRYLRAAREG from the coding sequence GTGGACACCGTCGACGCCCTCACCGCCGCGGCGTTCACCGCACGGGTGCGGGGCGTCGCCACAGCGGAGCAGCTCGCGGCGTACGACAGGTACTTCCCGCCCGCGGAACGCGGGGACGACGTCTTCGTCGGGGCTCGGATGGGGCACGTGTTCGCGCTCGCCAAGGAGTTCGGCGCGATGCCGTTGGACGAGGTCGAGCGCCTGCTCGAGAGCGACGTGCACGAGGACCGCGTCGGTGCCGTGAGCATCCTCGACGTCCGTGCCCGTGCGAAGGGCGCCACCGTCGAGCAGCGTCGCGCCCTGTACGACCTGTACCTGCGGCGGCACGACCGCATCAACACCTGGGACCTGGTCGACCGTGCCGCCATCCACGTCGTCGGCGCCTACGCCGCCGAGCACGATCGAGGCGCGTTCGCGCGCCTGGCGGCGTCCCCGGACCGGTGGGAGCGACGGACGGCGCTGATCGCGAGCTTCGCGCTCGTGCGGCGCGGGGAGACGGACGACGCTCTCGCCGTCGCGGCCGCCTGCGTCGACGACCCGGAGGACACCGTGAACAAGGCCGTCGGGTGGCTGCTGCGCTCCATCGGCGGCGCCGAGCTGGTCGCGTTCCTCGAGGCGCACGCTGCCGACATGCCGCGCGCGGCCCTGCGGGCCGCCGTCGAGAAGCTCGAGCCCGACGTCAGGCGCCGGTACCTGCGGGCCGCTCGCGAAGGCTGA
- a CDS encoding MBL fold metallo-hydrolase: MSATDDVRQLAQVAPGVWVGQVEFWATNTTVVVSADGAALVVDPALTLAEIDALAAVVDARGWRVVAGFATHVHFDHVLWSQALGAAPRWASATTVRMAREHPERVLPDSTVERLGIPRSVLDGLVAMPDGVTDVPWAGPVARVLTHDAHAPGHAALLLVDQRVLLAGDMVSRREVPLLDTDAADPVGTYRAGLEVLAAPLERGDVDVVVPGHGDVLDQAAALAVVQQDRAYLETLSAGVVPDDPRLADEWVRGQHDAQVAALGLARA; encoded by the coding sequence GTGAGCGCGACCGATGACGTCCGACAGCTCGCGCAGGTCGCCCCAGGGGTCTGGGTGGGCCAGGTCGAGTTCTGGGCGACCAACACGACGGTCGTCGTCTCGGCCGACGGCGCGGCGCTCGTCGTCGATCCGGCGCTGACGCTCGCGGAGATCGACGCGCTCGCGGCCGTCGTCGACGCGCGCGGCTGGCGGGTGGTCGCCGGCTTCGCCACGCACGTGCACTTCGATCACGTGCTGTGGTCCCAGGCGCTGGGCGCGGCGCCGCGGTGGGCGAGCGCGACCACCGTGCGCATGGCCCGGGAGCACCCGGAGCGCGTGCTCCCCGACTCGACGGTGGAGCGGCTCGGCATCCCGCGATCCGTCCTCGATGGCCTGGTGGCGATGCCCGACGGCGTCACGGACGTCCCGTGGGCCGGTCCCGTGGCGCGGGTCCTCACGCACGACGCCCACGCACCGGGGCACGCCGCGCTGCTCCTGGTGGACCAGCGTGTCCTCCTCGCCGGGGACATGGTCTCGCGCCGTGAGGTACCGCTGCTCGACACGGACGCCGCCGACCCGGTGGGGACCTACCGCGCGGGGCTCGAGGTGCTGGCGGCGCCTCTCGAGCGGGGCGACGTCGACGTCGTCGTGCCCGGCCACGGCGACGTCCTCGACCAGGCCGCCGCCCTCGCCGTCGTGCAGCAGGACCGCGCCTATCTCGAGACCCTCTCCGCCGGCGTCGTCCCGGACGACCCGCGCCTCGCCGACGAGTGGGTGCGCGGCCAGCACGACGCACAGGTCGCCGCGCTCGGTCTGGCGAGGGCGTAG